In Nocardia yunnanensis, one DNA window encodes the following:
- a CDS encoding helicase HerA-like domain-containing protein translates to MTTPQEKAAAARKAAEEAARIAAEAAAAAEAAEREAADQEAADKLAAQTKAEAESKAAAADSAAKAAAQAEDAAPAGKADAPAGKAAPADKDEAAAQEIAAGYAMEGLALELGTVITGGTVHPDARVRIPMKTMNRHGLVAGATGTGKTKTVQGIAEQLSAAGVPVVLADIKGDLSGLAQPGQSNDKLLARAQETGDPDWKPQGFPCEFVSLGTEGIGIPIRATITSFGPILLSKALGLNETQESTLGLIFHWADQNGLALLDLKDLRAVIQYLTSPEGKEDLKGIGGVSAQTAGVILRALVNLEADGGDTFFGEPELDPADLMRTAGGMGVITLFELGAQAARPQMFSTFLMWVLADLFQTLPEVGDMDKPKLVFIFDEAHLLFNGASKAFLNQVEQTVKLIRSKGVGVFFCTQLPTDIPNAVLSQLGARIQHALRAFTPEDQAALSKTVRTYPKTATYDLEKALTSLGIGEAVVTVLSEKGAPTPVAWARMQPPRSLMDTIGDDGIRSRAQQSSLYGKYGTTIDAESAYEILTEKIQAAAQQSDQPAKGSRAPKPAPQEDSMAEKIVNNPAFKNFLRSAATVAGREISRSIFGTRKR, encoded by the coding sequence ATGACCACCCCGCAGGAGAAGGCAGCGGCGGCACGGAAGGCGGCGGAGGAGGCGGCGCGCATCGCGGCCGAAGCGGCGGCCGCGGCGGAAGCCGCGGAACGGGAAGCGGCCGACCAGGAAGCCGCGGACAAGCTGGCCGCCCAGACCAAGGCCGAGGCGGAAAGCAAAGCGGCAGCGGCGGATTCGGCGGCCAAGGCGGCCGCGCAGGCCGAGGACGCGGCCCCGGCCGGCAAGGCCGACGCTCCGGCAGGCAAGGCGGCCCCGGCCGACAAGGACGAGGCCGCCGCGCAGGAGATCGCCGCCGGCTACGCCATGGAGGGCCTGGCCCTCGAACTCGGCACCGTGATCACCGGCGGCACCGTGCATCCCGATGCGCGCGTACGCATTCCGATGAAAACCATGAACCGTCACGGCCTGGTCGCCGGCGCCACCGGCACCGGCAAGACCAAGACCGTGCAGGGCATCGCCGAACAGCTCTCCGCGGCGGGCGTGCCGGTGGTGCTGGCCGATATCAAGGGCGACCTGTCGGGTCTCGCGCAACCGGGCCAGTCCAATGACAAACTGCTGGCCCGCGCCCAGGAGACCGGCGACCCGGACTGGAAACCACAGGGCTTTCCGTGCGAATTCGTCTCCCTCGGCACCGAGGGCATCGGCATCCCGATCCGCGCCACCATCACCTCGTTCGGCCCCATCCTGCTCAGTAAGGCGTTGGGGCTCAACGAAACCCAGGAATCGACGCTGGGCCTGATCTTCCACTGGGCCGACCAGAACGGCCTGGCGCTGCTGGACCTGAAGGATCTGCGCGCGGTGATCCAGTACCTGACCAGCCCCGAGGGCAAGGAGGACCTCAAGGGCATCGGCGGTGTCTCGGCGCAGACCGCCGGGGTGATCCTGCGCGCGCTGGTCAATCTGGAGGCCGACGGCGGCGACACCTTCTTCGGCGAGCCCGAACTCGACCCGGCCGATCTCATGCGCACCGCGGGCGGCATGGGCGTGATCACCCTGTTCGAGCTGGGCGCGCAGGCGGCGCGACCGCAGATGTTCTCGACCTTCCTGATGTGGGTGCTGGCCGATCTGTTCCAGACCCTGCCCGAGGTCGGCGACATGGACAAGCCCAAGCTGGTCTTCATCTTCGACGAGGCGCACCTGCTGTTCAACGGCGCGTCCAAGGCGTTCCTCAACCAGGTCGAGCAGACGGTCAAACTGATTCGCTCCAAGGGCGTCGGCGTATTCTTCTGCACCCAGCTGCCCACCGACATCCCGAACGCGGTGCTCTCCCAGCTGGGCGCGCGCATCCAGCACGCGCTGCGCGCCTTCACCCCCGAAGACCAAGCGGCCCTGTCGAAGACGGTCCGCACCTACCCGAAAACCGCCACCTACGACCTGGAAAAAGCACTCACCTCCCTGGGCATCGGCGAGGCCGTGGTGACGGTGCTGTCGGAGAAGGGCGCCCCCACCCCCGTGGCCTGGGCGCGCATGCAGCCCCCGCGCTCCCTCATGGACACCATCGGCGACGACGGAATCCGCTCGCGCGCACAGCAATCCAGCCTGTACGGCAAATACGGCACCACCATCGACGCCGAATCCGCCTACGAGATCCTGACCGAGAAGATCCAGGCCGCCGCCCAACAGTCCGACCAGCCCGCAAAGGGTTCCCGCGCCCCCAAACCCGCCCCCCAAGAGGACTCGATGGCGGAGAAGATCGTCAACAACCCCGCCTTCAAGAACTTCCTCCGCTCGGCCGCCACCGTCGCCGGCCGAGAAATCAGCCGCAGCATCTTCGGCACCCGCAAGCGCTGA
- a CDS encoding DUF4189 domain-containing protein encodes MILSRKAALGVAVCAGALLASTAGTAEAAYGGDLYGSIAVADRGDSWHYAVVWNHPDQGAADADALQTCGFANCIVQVRFMNGCGAVADRDGRLYAGVGRSLVAAENAARAASGPDPNPLLVGLGSAEPSSVDIVASGCTD; translated from the coding sequence ATGATCCTGTCTCGTAAGGCCGCCCTCGGGGTGGCGGTCTGTGCCGGCGCGCTGCTCGCGAGCACCGCCGGTACGGCCGAAGCCGCCTACGGCGGCGACCTGTACGGCTCCATCGCCGTCGCCGATCGCGGCGACAGCTGGCATTACGCCGTCGTGTGGAACCATCCGGACCAGGGTGCGGCCGACGCCGACGCCCTGCAGACCTGCGGTTTCGCCAACTGCATCGTCCAGGTCCGCTTCATGAACGGCTGTGGCGCGGTCGCCGACCGCGACGGCCGCCTCTACGCGGGTGTGGGCCGCAGCCTGGTCGCGGCCGAGAACGCCGCCCGCGCCGCCAGCGGCCCGGACCCGAACCCGCTGCTGGTGGGCCTCGGCAGCGCCGAGCCCAGTTCGGTCGACATCGTCGCCTCCGGCTGCACCGACTAG
- the lysA gene encoding diaminopimelate decarboxylase has protein sequence MTLLEIFPSLRDGGLAPRLDPAIWPADTHYDGEGRITVGGVALADIADQYGTPTYVLDEGEVRARCRAYRTRFPDAEIIYAGKALLTRAVAEWITDEGLSLDVCSAGELTVALSSWTDPARIVLHGNGKPFAELETAINCGVGRIVVDSLTEITLLSALANRPQRVLLRVTPDIDVHGHPALRTGVTDQKFGFPIGGQSVFEAVERILGQPNLEFAGLHCHIGSQIYDTFPYGEAVRRMVAEMARIRDGFGVTLTDLDLGGGHAVAYRGGDAEMNLAELSDIIEDSLDAACARHGFPRPRIALEPGRAIVARAGVTLYRVLSVKHVENGHTYVTVDGGMSDNPRVALYGAHYDAVVVNRHPTGPEMTATIAGRYCEAGDILARDVRLPADLRPGEVLAMPCTGAYHHSLASSYNGVGRPPIIAVRDGSARELVRRETIDDLMCRDIGH, from the coding sequence TTGACGCTGCTCGAGATCTTTCCATCGCTGCGTGACGGGGGCCTGGCGCCCCGGCTCGACCCGGCCATCTGGCCGGCCGACACCCACTACGACGGCGAGGGACGCATCACGGTCGGCGGGGTCGCGCTGGCCGATATCGCCGATCAGTACGGCACCCCCACCTACGTGCTCGACGAGGGCGAGGTGCGCGCACGCTGCCGGGCGTACCGCACGCGGTTCCCCGACGCCGAGATCATCTACGCGGGCAAGGCCCTGCTGACCCGGGCGGTGGCGGAATGGATCACCGACGAGGGGCTGTCGCTGGACGTGTGCTCGGCCGGGGAACTGACCGTGGCCCTGTCCTCCTGGACCGATCCGGCGCGAATCGTGTTGCACGGCAACGGGAAACCCTTCGCCGAACTGGAGACCGCGATCAACTGCGGGGTCGGGCGCATCGTCGTCGACTCGCTGACCGAGATCACCCTGCTGTCCGCGCTGGCCAATCGGCCGCAGCGGGTGCTGCTGCGCGTCACCCCCGATATCGACGTGCACGGGCATCCGGCCCTCCGCACCGGGGTCACCGACCAGAAGTTCGGCTTCCCGATCGGCGGGCAATCGGTCTTCGAGGCGGTGGAACGCATTCTGGGGCAACCGAATCTGGAATTCGCCGGGCTGCACTGCCATATCGGCTCGCAGATCTACGACACCTTCCCCTACGGCGAGGCGGTGCGGCGCATGGTCGCCGAAATGGCCCGCATCCGTGACGGTTTCGGCGTCACGCTCACCGACCTCGATCTCGGCGGCGGGCACGCGGTGGCCTACCGCGGCGGCGACGCGGAGATGAATCTGGCCGAACTGTCCGACATCATCGAGGACTCGCTCGACGCGGCCTGCGCGCGGCACGGGTTCCCGCGCCCGCGCATCGCGCTCGAGCCCGGGCGCGCCATCGTCGCCCGCGCGGGGGTCACGCTGTACCGGGTGCTGTCGGTCAAACACGTCGAGAACGGCCACACCTATGTGACGGTCGACGGCGGCATGAGCGACAACCCGCGGGTCGCCCTTTACGGCGCGCACTACGACGCCGTCGTGGTCAACCGCCATCCCACCGGCCCCGAGATGACCGCGACCATCGCGGGCCGCTACTGCGAGGCGGGCGACATCCTCGCCCGCGACGTGCGGTTGCCCGCGGACCTCCGCCCGGGCGAGGTCCTGGCGATGCCCTGCACCGGCGCGTACCACCACAGCCTCGCCTCCTCCTACAACGGCGTCGGCCGCCCACCCATCATCGCCGTCCGCGACGGCTCCGCCCGCGAACTCGTCCGCCGCGAAACCATCGACGACCTCATGTGCCGCGACATCGGGCATTGA
- a CDS encoding MFS transporter: MTQSVTQSPPVTAAPASVRRPLAVLAVILLGQFMAVLDASIVNVAIPSIRNSLHATGSGLQLIVSGYVIAYAVLLVTGARLGDKFGQRTVFVAGLAVFTVASLACGLAANTASLIVFRFLQGAGSAAMVPQVMTVIQRQFTGPTRARALSAYAAVISGGMVVGQILGGVIVSADIAGTGWRGVFLVNVPIGVALLAVAPRVLPAATARGERRLDLPGLAVLTAAVLALVVPLVLGHDQAWPLWTRIMLGASAFGFAGFALVERWVHRRGGEPLFADRVVRAPGLMLSALTLFLVMCTFGGWIFALTIHLQSTLGYSALHAGLLFVPNGVTFGLVSLNWTRIPARFHRAMIPAGLLLAAATTVVMGLLMRTGHGIGALDLTVFAVMGTGYGLSFSPLMARATSRIPLDLAADASGILVTCVQLGVVIGVASFGTVFLTVAGGTTLSAAHAVGVTAFAEAATVLVAAACAFRAVR, translated from the coding sequence ATGACACAGAGTGTGACCCAATCCCCGCCGGTGACAGCGGCGCCGGCGAGCGTCCGGCGGCCGCTCGCCGTGCTGGCCGTCATCCTGCTCGGCCAGTTCATGGCGGTGCTCGACGCCTCCATCGTGAACGTCGCCATTCCTTCCATTCGAAACTCGCTGCACGCCACCGGTTCCGGGCTGCAGCTCATCGTCTCCGGCTATGTCATCGCTTATGCGGTGCTGCTGGTCACCGGAGCCCGGCTGGGCGACAAGTTCGGTCAGCGCACCGTGTTCGTCGCCGGGCTGGCGGTGTTCACCGTCGCGTCGCTGGCCTGCGGTCTGGCCGCGAACACCGCCTCGCTCATCGTCTTTCGCTTTCTGCAGGGCGCGGGCTCGGCCGCCATGGTCCCGCAGGTCATGACCGTGATTCAACGCCAGTTCACCGGCCCCACCCGGGCGCGGGCGCTCTCGGCGTACGCCGCGGTGATCTCCGGCGGCATGGTGGTGGGGCAGATCCTGGGCGGCGTCATCGTCAGCGCCGATATCGCCGGAACCGGTTGGCGCGGAGTGTTTCTGGTGAACGTTCCGATCGGCGTGGCACTGCTGGCCGTCGCGCCGCGCGTGCTGCCGGCCGCGACCGCCCGGGGCGAGCGCAGACTCGATCTGCCCGGCCTGGCCGTGCTCACCGCCGCCGTACTCGCCCTGGTGGTGCCGCTGGTTCTGGGGCACGACCAGGCGTGGCCGCTGTGGACCCGGATCATGTTGGGCGCGTCCGCGTTCGGGTTCGCGGGTTTCGCGCTGGTGGAACGGTGGGTGCATCGCCGCGGCGGTGAACCGCTGTTCGCCGATCGGGTGGTGCGCGCGCCCGGCCTGATGCTGTCGGCGCTCACCCTGTTCCTGGTCATGTGCACGTTCGGCGGCTGGATCTTCGCGCTCACCATTCACCTGCAGTCCACCCTGGGCTACAGCGCGCTGCACGCCGGGCTGCTGTTCGTGCCCAATGGCGTGACTTTCGGTCTGGTGAGCCTGAATTGGACGCGCATCCCCGCGCGCTTCCACCGTGCGATGATCCCCGCCGGGCTGCTGCTCGCGGCCGCGACCACGGTGGTGATGGGTCTGCTGATGCGGACCGGCCACGGCATCGGCGCGCTCGACCTGACCGTGTTCGCCGTCATGGGCACCGGCTACGGCCTGTCCTTCAGCCCGCTGATGGCCCGCGCCACCAGCCGAATTCCCCTCGACCTGGCCGCCGATGCCAGCGGCATCCTCGTCACCTGTGTCCAATTGGGGGTGGTGATCGGGGTGGCGAGCTTCGGGACGGTCTTCCTCACCGTCGCGGGCGGCACCACGCTCTCGGCCGCGCACGCGGTCGGCGTCACCGCCTTCGCCGAGGCGGCCACCGTGCTGGTCGCGGCCGCCTGCGCTTTCCGTGCCGTCCGCTGA
- a CDS encoding flavodoxin domain-containing protein, whose product MKTLIVCVSVSHGNTRKVADAMAGVLDATVVEPEAVSAPDLDDYDLVGFGSGIFTQRFHPRLRDFVRALPKQPRGKAFVYVTSGFPPQIWPMTRLVRRAGFEVVDTLSVRAFDTWAPLRLVGGVNKGKPDAADLAAAADFAAGLRARVATGA is encoded by the coding sequence ATGAAGACGCTGATCGTGTGTGTTTCGGTCTCGCACGGCAATACGCGCAAGGTCGCCGATGCCATGGCGGGCGTGCTGGACGCGACGGTGGTGGAACCCGAAGCGGTCTCGGCGCCCGACCTGGACGACTACGACCTGGTGGGATTCGGCTCGGGCATCTTCACCCAGCGGTTCCATCCGCGGCTGCGGGATTTCGTGCGCGCGCTGCCGAAACAGCCGCGCGGCAAGGCTTTCGTGTACGTCACCAGCGGATTCCCGCCGCAGATCTGGCCGATGACCCGGCTGGTCCGCCGTGCCGGGTTCGAGGTGGTCGACACCCTCTCGGTGCGCGCGTTCGACACCTGGGCGCCGCTGCGGCTGGTCGGCGGCGTCAACAAGGGCAAGCCCGACGCCGCCGATCTGGCCGCCGCGGCCGACTTCGCCGCCGGACTGCGCGCCCGGGTGGCCACCGGGGCGTGA
- a CDS encoding NADPH-dependent 2,4-dienoyl-CoA reductase yields the protein MSAYPHLFEPLDLGFTTLRNRVVMGSMHTGLEDRAWHINRLAAYFAERAKGGVGLIITGGYAPNRTGWLLPFGAKLTNKTEAYRHRAITKAVHAEGGKIALQILHAGRYSYMPTSVSASAIKAPINPFKPRALSGKGVEATIDDYARCAALAKFAGYDGVEIMGGEGYFINQFLAERTNKRKDKWGGSAENRRRIAGEIVRRVRKAVGPDFIIVFRLSMADFVEKGQTWDEIAAVAKDVEAAGASIINTDIGWHEARVPTIVTSVPRAAFVEWTAKVKDIVDIPVCASNRINMPETAEEILTRGDADLVSLARPLLADPEWARKAQDARVDEINTCIACNQACLDHAFQAKTVSCLLNPRAGHETELKLLPTRRTRRFAVVGAGPAGLSAAVSLAQRGHHVDLFEADDKIGGQFDIARRIPGKEEFAETIRYFTRQIEITGVRLHLATKATAEQLIAGGYDEIILATGVTPRIPNIPGIDHPKVLTYAELVRDGKPVGKKVAVIGAGGIGFDVSEFLTVDGHPSLKLDEWKDEWGVSDDPNVPGFLTTPNPSPAARDVVLLQRKSSSFGKDLGKTSGWVHRAAVKTKGVEQIGGVNYERIDDRGLHISFGEKRQRPRVIECDNVILCAGQESVRDLHEPLQQAGVPVHLIGGADLAAELDAKRAINQGTRLAASL from the coding sequence ATGAGCGCGTACCCGCACCTGTTCGAACCCCTGGACCTGGGATTCACCACGCTGCGCAATCGCGTGGTCATGGGTTCCATGCACACCGGTCTCGAGGACCGGGCCTGGCACATCAACCGGCTGGCCGCCTACTTCGCCGAGCGCGCCAAAGGCGGTGTGGGCCTGATCATCACGGGCGGTTACGCCCCCAACCGCACCGGCTGGCTGCTGCCCTTCGGCGCGAAACTGACCAACAAGACCGAGGCGTACCGGCATCGCGCCATCACCAAGGCGGTGCACGCCGAGGGCGGGAAGATCGCGCTGCAGATCCTGCACGCGGGCCGCTATTCCTATATGCCGACCAGTGTTTCGGCCTCGGCCATCAAGGCCCCGATCAACCCGTTCAAGCCGCGCGCGCTGTCGGGCAAGGGCGTCGAGGCCACCATCGACGATTACGCGCGCTGCGCCGCCCTGGCCAAGTTCGCCGGGTACGACGGTGTCGAGATCATGGGTGGTGAAGGCTATTTCATCAACCAGTTCCTGGCCGAGCGCACCAACAAGCGCAAGGACAAGTGGGGCGGTTCGGCCGAGAACCGCCGCCGGATCGCCGGGGAGATCGTGCGCCGGGTGCGCAAGGCGGTCGGCCCGGACTTCATCATCGTGTTCCGGTTGTCCATGGCCGACTTCGTGGAGAAGGGCCAAACCTGGGACGAGATCGCCGCTGTCGCAAAGGATGTGGAGGCCGCCGGGGCCAGCATCATCAATACCGACATCGGCTGGCACGAGGCGCGGGTGCCCACCATCGTCACCTCGGTGCCGCGGGCGGCGTTCGTGGAGTGGACCGCGAAGGTCAAGGACATCGTGGACATTCCGGTGTGCGCGTCCAACCGCATCAATATGCCCGAGACCGCGGAGGAGATCCTCACCCGCGGCGACGCGGATCTGGTGTCGCTGGCCCGCCCGCTGCTGGCCGACCCGGAGTGGGCGCGCAAGGCGCAGGACGCGCGCGTCGACGAGATCAATACCTGCATCGCCTGCAACCAGGCCTGCCTGGATCACGCCTTCCAGGCCAAAACCGTGTCCTGCCTGCTGAATCCGCGCGCCGGACACGAGACCGAGCTGAAACTGCTGCCGACGCGGCGCACCCGCAGGTTCGCGGTCGTCGGCGCGGGTCCGGCCGGTCTGTCGGCCGCGGTCAGCCTGGCCCAGCGCGGGCATCACGTGGACCTGTTCGAGGCCGACGACAAGATCGGCGGGCAGTTCGACATCGCGCGGCGCATTCCGGGCAAGGAGGAGTTCGCCGAGACCATCCGCTACTTCACCCGGCAGATCGAGATCACCGGCGTGCGTTTGCATCTGGCGACCAAGGCGACGGCCGAACAGCTCATCGCGGGCGGCTACGACGAGATCATCCTGGCCACCGGCGTCACACCGCGCATCCCCAATATTCCCGGCATCGACCATCCGAAGGTCCTCACCTACGCCGAACTGGTGCGCGACGGCAAGCCGGTCGGCAAGAAGGTGGCGGTCATCGGCGCGGGCGGGATCGGCTTCGACGTCAGCGAATTCCTCACCGTCGACGGGCATCCCAGCCTCAAGCTCGACGAGTGGAAGGACGAGTGGGGCGTCTCCGACGACCCGAACGTGCCCGGTTTCCTCACCACCCCGAACCCCTCCCCCGCCGCGCGGGATGTGGTGCTGCTGCAACGCAAGTCGTCCTCGTTCGGCAAGGACCTGGGCAAGACCTCGGGCTGGGTGCACCGGGCCGCGGTCAAGACCAAGGGCGTCGAGCAGATCGGCGGCGTCAACTACGAGCGCATCGACGACCGCGGGCTGCACATCAGCTTCGGCGAGAAGCGTCAGCGCCCGCGCGTCATCGAATGCGACAACGTGATCCTGTGCGCCGGACAGGAATCGGTGCGCGATCTGCACGAGCCGCTGCAGCAGGCGGGCGTGCCGGTGCACCTCATCGGCGGCGCCGATCTGGCCGCGGAACTCGATGCCAAGCGTGCCATCAACCAGGGCACCCGGCTGGCGGCGAGCCTGTAA
- the orn gene encoding oligoribonuclease — MSDKYVVWMDCEMTGLRLDSDKLIEVAALVTDSDLNILGEGVDIVIHADDAALAAMPPVVTEMHARSGLTDEVRRSTVSVAEAEQQILDYIKQYVPTPRTVPLAGNSIATDRGFIARDMPALDAHLHYRMIDVSSIKELARRWYPRIYFGQPEKGLAHRALADIQESIRELQYYRRTAFVAPPGPSTAEIAAVAAELSPPANPS, encoded by the coding sequence GTGAGCGATAAGTACGTGGTGTGGATGGATTGCGAAATGACCGGCCTACGCCTGGACAGCGACAAGCTGATCGAGGTGGCCGCGCTCGTCACCGACAGTGACCTCAATATTCTCGGCGAGGGCGTGGACATCGTGATTCACGCCGACGACGCCGCCCTGGCCGCCATGCCGCCGGTGGTGACCGAGATGCACGCCCGCTCCGGGCTCACCGACGAGGTCCGCCGCTCCACGGTGTCGGTCGCCGAGGCCGAACAGCAGATCCTCGACTACATCAAGCAGTACGTCCCCACCCCGCGCACGGTCCCGCTGGCCGGCAACTCCATCGCTACCGACCGCGGCTTCATCGCCCGCGACATGCCGGCCCTCGACGCGCATCTGCACTACCGCATGATCGACGTCAGCTCCATCAAGGAACTGGCCCGCCGCTGGTACCCCCGCATCTACTTCGGCCAGCCCGAAAAGGGTTTGGCCCACCGCGCTCTCGCCGACATCCAGGAATCCATCCGCGAACTCCAGTACTACCGCCGCACCGCCTTCGTCGCCCCACCCGGCCCCTCCACCGCCGAGATCGCCGCCGTAGCCGCCGAACTCTCACCCCCCGCAAACCCCTCCTGA
- a CDS encoding PadR family transcriptional regulator: MALEHALLVSLTERASSGYDLAQRFDKSIGFFWNATHQQIYRVLKRMDEQGWVVAETVPQEGRPDKKVYTVSEAGLDELIRWIGEPIELEPMRNEMGVKLRAASLGDIAGIIAEIKRHRDQHEHRLDLYRAFEKKDYPAPDQLSGKKLHLYLVLRGGIRVEEGIIDWCDEVLDALQRDTARSRASEPKGTQR; encoded by the coding sequence ATGGCCCTCGAACACGCGCTGCTCGTATCGCTGACCGAACGCGCCAGCTCGGGGTACGACCTGGCCCAGCGCTTCGACAAGTCCATCGGCTTCTTCTGGAACGCTACCCATCAGCAGATCTATCGGGTGCTCAAGCGCATGGACGAACAGGGCTGGGTGGTCGCGGAGACGGTCCCGCAGGAGGGCCGCCCCGACAAGAAGGTCTACACCGTGTCCGAGGCCGGCCTGGACGAATTGATCCGCTGGATCGGCGAACCCATCGAGCTCGAACCCATGCGCAACGAGATGGGCGTCAAGCTGCGCGCGGCCTCGCTCGGCGACATCGCCGGGATCATCGCCGAGATCAAGCGGCATCGCGATCAGCACGAGCACCGGCTCGACCTCTACCGCGCCTTCGAGAAGAAGGACTATCCCGCGCCGGATCAGCTGTCCGGCAAGAAATTGCACCTGTACCTGGTCCTCCGCGGCGGCATCCGCGTCGAGGAGGGAATCATCGACTGGTGCGACGAAGTACTCGACGCTCTGCAGCGCGACACAGCCCGGTCGCGCGCGTCCGAACCGAAAGGCACTCAGCGATGA
- the cmrA gene encoding mycolate reductase (Catalyzes the final step in mycolic acid biosynthesis.), giving the protein MSLPVPTADNRAVVTGASSGIGTALAEELASRGYSLILVARRGDLLAELAQRLTDRYGIVAEVRAVDLSDRDQRAPLAEELAARDIAILCNNAGVATFGPLSKLDLGYERDIMELNAVAVHDLTLAVLPGMLERRAGGILITGSAAGNMPIPHNTTYSASKAFVNTFSESLRGELKGTGVHVTLLAPGPVRTDNPDQEEMGNKIPEFIWVTAAHTAKITIDALARNKMRVVPGLISKGMSLAGQFGPRSITSVVAGAAYKKLGE; this is encoded by the coding sequence GTGAGCCTGCCTGTACCCACCGCCGACAATCGTGCCGTCGTCACCGGAGCCTCCTCCGGGATCGGCACCGCCCTCGCCGAAGAGCTCGCCTCGCGGGGCTACTCGCTGATCCTCGTCGCCCGCCGCGGCGATCTGCTGGCCGAACTGGCACAGCGGCTGACCGACCGGTACGGCATCGTCGCCGAGGTGCGCGCGGTGGATCTGTCCGACCGTGACCAGCGCGCCCCCCTGGCCGAGGAGCTGGCCGCCCGCGATATCGCGATCCTGTGCAACAACGCCGGCGTGGCCACCTTCGGCCCGCTGTCGAAGCTGGACCTCGGCTACGAGCGCGACATCATGGAACTGAATGCCGTTGCCGTGCACGATCTCACGCTGGCGGTGCTGCCGGGCATGCTGGAGCGGCGCGCGGGCGGCATCCTCATCACCGGTTCGGCGGCCGGCAATATGCCGATTCCGCACAACACCACGTATTCGGCGAGCAAGGCGTTCGTCAACACCTTCTCCGAGTCGCTGCGCGGGGAGCTGAAGGGCACCGGCGTGCATGTCACGCTGCTGGCCCCCGGCCCGGTGCGCACCGACAATCCGGATCAGGAGGAGATGGGCAACAAGATCCCGGAGTTCATCTGGGTGACCGCCGCGCACACCGCCAAGATCACCATCGACGCGCTCGCCCGGAACAAGATGCGGGTGGTTCCGGGCCTGATCAGCAAGGGTATGAGCCTGGCCGGGCAGTTCGGGCCGCGGTCGATCACCTCGGTGGTGGCCGGGGCCGCCTACAAGAAACTGGGCGAGTGA
- a CDS encoding VOC family protein: protein MPNLTRLGLPGDEQSWAALGFTVTDGRIRIGGVDCVLGEAAWGFDETHAAPETLGVPYLESVAHESDWVSSHSNGVTTVDHVVYWVPELDEAVTNLTAVLGVPPRRRFFPRGPQGPEMAFYRVGEPFIEAVTSGRPPALVGVAFMATDLDATVAAVRAAGGPIGDPKPAVQGGRIAGVWHGHLDWGIAFMEPKAPE, encoded by the coding sequence ATGCCGAACCTCACCCGCCTGGGACTGCCCGGAGACGAGCAGTCCTGGGCGGCACTGGGTTTCACCGTCACCGATGGGCGCATCCGCATCGGCGGTGTCGACTGCGTGCTGGGTGAGGCGGCCTGGGGGTTCGACGAAACCCACGCCGCACCGGAGACGCTCGGCGTTCCCTACCTGGAATCGGTTGCGCACGAGTCGGATTGGGTGTCCTCGCATTCGAACGGCGTCACGACGGTCGACCATGTCGTGTACTGGGTGCCGGAGCTGGACGAGGCCGTCACCAATCTGACTGCCGTGCTGGGCGTTCCGCCGCGCCGGCGTTTCTTTCCGCGCGGTCCGCAGGGTCCCGAGATGGCCTTCTATCGCGTGGGCGAGCCGTTCATCGAGGCCGTCACCTCCGGGCGGCCGCCGGCCCTGGTCGGGGTCGCGTTCATGGCCACCGATCTGGACGCCACGGTGGCGGCGGTCCGCGCGGCGGGCGGGCCCATCGGCGACCCGAAACCGGCGGTGCAGGGCGGCCGCATCGCCGGCGTCTGGCACGGCCACCTCGACTGGGGTATCGCGTTCATGGAGCCCAAAGCGCCGGAATGA
- a CDS encoding VOC family protein yields MRIYITSVFVDDQQKALDFYTGKLGFTKKHDVPLGDARWLTVVSPEDPEGTELLLEPSGHPAVQPYRDGLVASGIPAASFQVQDVKAEYDRLRELGVTFTQEPVAAGPVTTAVFDDTCGNLIQIVTPPEL; encoded by the coding sequence ATGCGGATCTACATCACCAGTGTGTTCGTCGACGATCAGCAGAAAGCCCTCGACTTCTACACCGGCAAACTCGGTTTCACGAAGAAGCACGACGTCCCGCTGGGTGACGCCCGCTGGCTGACGGTCGTCTCGCCGGAGGATCCCGAGGGCACGGAACTGCTGCTGGAACCCAGCGGCCACCCGGCGGTCCAGCCCTATCGCGACGGTCTCGTCGCCTCCGGCATTCCGGCGGCCTCGTTCCAGGTCCAGGATGTGAAGGCCGAATACGATCGCCTGCGCGAACTGGGCGTGACCTTCACCCAGGAACCGGTGGCCGCGGGCCCGGTCACCACCGCGGTCTTCGACGACACCTGCGGCAACCTGATCCAGATCGTCACCCCGCCCGAGCTCTGA